The following are encoded in a window of Brevibacillus sp. DP1.3A genomic DNA:
- the adh gene encoding aldehyde dehydrogenase, which yields MIYAQPGQAGSKVTFKNRYENYIGGNWVPPVKGEYFENVSPVTGKVFCEVARSTADDIELALDAAHEAKDAWGRTSVAQRANILLKIADRMEANLEMLANAETWENGKPVRETLAADIPLAIDHFRYFAGAIRAQESTLGEIDNDTVAYHFHEPLGVVGQIIPWNFPLLMATWKLAPALAAGNCVVLKPAEQTPASIMVLMELIGDLLPPGVINVVNGFGLEAGKPLASSNRIAKIAFTGETTTGRLIMQYASQNIIPVTLELGGKSPNIFFPDVAAKDDAFFNKAIEGFVLFALNQGEVCTCPSRALIHESIYDQFMERALQRVANIKQGNPLDTDTMIGAQASLEQVEKILSYLDIGKQEGAECLIGGARAQLAGDLEGGYYIQPTVFKGHNKMRIFQEEIFGPVVSVTTFKDTDEALAMANDTLYGLGAGVWTRDTNTAYRMGREIQAGRVWTNCYHAYPAHAAFGGYKMSGIGRETHKMMLSHYQQTKNLLVSYSDQALGFF from the coding sequence ATGATCTATGCTCAGCCCGGCCAAGCTGGTTCCAAGGTGACTTTCAAAAATCGTTATGAAAACTACATCGGGGGTAATTGGGTTCCGCCAGTAAAAGGTGAGTATTTCGAAAACGTATCACCTGTAACAGGCAAGGTCTTTTGCGAGGTAGCCCGCTCGACAGCCGATGATATTGAGCTGGCACTGGACGCTGCCCATGAGGCAAAAGACGCGTGGGGTCGTACCTCTGTTGCACAGCGCGCGAATATTTTGTTAAAAATCGCGGATCGGATGGAAGCTAATCTGGAGATGCTGGCAAACGCAGAGACGTGGGAAAACGGCAAGCCTGTTCGTGAAACACTCGCGGCTGACATCCCGCTGGCGATTGACCATTTCCGTTACTTCGCCGGAGCGATCCGCGCGCAAGAAAGTACACTCGGTGAAATCGATAATGATACCGTCGCTTACCATTTCCATGAGCCACTCGGTGTCGTTGGTCAAATTATTCCGTGGAACTTCCCGCTCCTCATGGCTACTTGGAAGCTGGCTCCAGCCTTGGCTGCGGGCAACTGCGTCGTCCTCAAGCCTGCGGAGCAAACACCTGCATCCATCATGGTGCTGATGGAGCTGATCGGCGACCTGCTCCCTCCTGGCGTCATCAACGTCGTGAACGGCTTCGGTCTGGAAGCGGGTAAACCTCTCGCTTCAAGCAACCGCATCGCGAAAATCGCCTTTACGGGTGAAACGACGACAGGGCGTTTGATCATGCAATACGCTTCCCAAAATATCATTCCGGTAACGCTGGAGCTGGGCGGAAAATCGCCAAACATCTTCTTCCCGGATGTGGCTGCAAAAGACGATGCCTTCTTTAACAAAGCGATTGAAGGATTCGTACTGTTTGCGCTCAACCAAGGCGAGGTTTGCACATGCCCATCCCGCGCACTCATTCACGAAAGCATTTACGACCAATTCATGGAGCGTGCCCTGCAACGCGTAGCCAATATCAAGCAAGGAAATCCGCTCGATACCGATACGATGATCGGCGCACAGGCTTCTTTGGAGCAGGTAGAAAAAATCCTCTCCTACCTGGATATCGGCAAACAAGAAGGAGCCGAATGCCTGATTGGCGGCGCTCGTGCACAGCTTGCAGGTGATCTCGAGGGCGGCTACTACATCCAGCCAACTGTCTTTAAAGGCCACAACAAGATGCGCATCTTCCAGGAAGAAATCTTCGGTCCGGTCGTCTCCGTAACGACATTCAAGGATACAGATGAAGCGCTCGCCATGGCAAATGATACGCTGTATGGCTTGGGTGCTGGTGTATGGACACGCGACACGAATACTGCCTATCGCATGGGCCGCGAAATCCAGGCTGGTCGCGTGTGGACCAACTGCTACCACGCTTACCCAGCTCACGCAGCATTTGGCGGCTACAAAATGTCCGGTATTGGCCGCGAGACACACAAAATGATGCTGTCTCACTACCAACAAACGAAAAACCTGCTGGTCAGCTACAGCGATCAAGCTCTGGGCTTCTTTTGA
- a CDS encoding sigma-54-dependent Fis family transcriptional regulator produces the protein MSTIVQQSWKRCQESNLKVTEKANDQIISARRIKEIIQDNHPLIRESLPLFNKLAPFLLSTEHIALLSDREGNIIQTIGDPVFANQAQKVQLQIGANWTEDYKGTNAIGTALIAQQPIQVQGEQHYFLENRFLTCSAAPIFSPAGELLGIIDISTRKEYSHPFALTIACMIAEALQNRFLLADAERVIALPTLSSPGEGRRKLALVGLDRDERIVGLNEVAQQQLGKEALGTRVSAEQERAGRNVKDHRPRFWSAAPKEQLKPFPRLAGSCPLFMQAKMLGQKAAQVDFPVIILGESGTGKELFAQMVHETGPRAHEPFIAVNCSSIPENLIESELFGYESGSFTGAHREGRIGKFEAAKKGTIFLDEIGDMSLRAQAALLRVLQEKVVTPVGSNQSRPIYARIIAATHRNLSEEIKAGRFRADLYYRLKGVSIHLPSLKKRSDIIQLAEHLLQQIDIEQPYILTTEAKDKLCAYSWPGNIRELQGVLIQAVFLAEGDTIACDHIQLEGLMEVDSPETSDHAIPSLRETERRAIKKALEKSGGNVSKAAKMLQIGRNTLYRKIEEYQIGAPIHQEES, from the coding sequence TTGTCGACGATTGTTCAGCAATCTTGGAAGCGCTGTCAGGAATCGAACCTCAAGGTTACGGAGAAGGCCAATGATCAAATCATTTCTGCCCGACGAATCAAAGAAATCATTCAGGATAATCACCCTCTGATTCGCGAAAGTCTCCCGCTTTTTAACAAGCTTGCTCCCTTTTTGTTATCGACAGAGCACATTGCACTCTTGTCTGACCGGGAAGGAAATATTATTCAAACGATCGGGGACCCAGTCTTCGCCAACCAGGCACAAAAAGTACAGTTGCAAATCGGAGCGAACTGGACAGAAGATTATAAAGGAACCAATGCGATTGGGACAGCACTGATCGCACAACAGCCGATTCAGGTACAGGGAGAGCAACACTACTTCTTGGAAAATCGCTTTCTTACATGCTCAGCGGCACCTATTTTTTCACCTGCGGGTGAGCTGTTGGGCATCATTGACATTAGTACGCGTAAAGAATATTCCCATCCGTTTGCCCTAACAATTGCTTGCATGATCGCAGAGGCTCTGCAAAACCGCTTTTTGTTAGCAGATGCGGAGCGCGTGATTGCCTTACCAACTCTATCAAGCCCTGGAGAGGGTCGAAGAAAGCTGGCACTCGTCGGCTTGGATCGGGACGAGCGTATCGTGGGCCTAAATGAGGTCGCGCAGCAGCAGCTCGGAAAGGAAGCCTTGGGAACAAGAGTAAGTGCGGAGCAAGAGCGTGCTGGTCGTAATGTGAAAGATCATCGCCCGCGTTTTTGGTCTGCGGCACCCAAAGAACAGCTGAAGCCGTTTCCGCGTCTAGCTGGTTCATGCCCGCTCTTCATGCAGGCAAAGATGCTCGGACAAAAGGCAGCGCAGGTAGATTTTCCGGTAATCATATTGGGGGAAAGCGGTACAGGAAAAGAGCTGTTCGCTCAAATGGTCCATGAGACAGGTCCGCGCGCGCATGAGCCTTTTATCGCAGTGAACTGTAGTTCGATTCCAGAAAATTTAATCGAGAGCGAATTGTTTGGATATGAAAGTGGGTCATTCACAGGGGCACATCGGGAAGGAAGAATCGGAAAGTTTGAAGCGGCGAAAAAGGGCACGATCTTTTTGGATGAGATCGGGGATATGTCTTTGCGTGCGCAAGCGGCACTTCTGCGCGTTTTGCAGGAAAAGGTCGTCACCCCAGTGGGGAGCAATCAATCACGCCCTATTTATGCACGGATCATTGCCGCTACGCATCGAAACCTGTCAGAGGAGATCAAGGCGGGACGTTTTCGGGCTGACCTGTACTACCGGCTCAAAGGGGTCTCCATTCATTTGCCGTCATTGAAAAAGCGCAGTGATATCATCCAGTTGGCGGAGCATCTATTGCAGCAAATCGACATAGAACAACCGTACATACTAACCACCGAGGCAAAGGATAAGCTGTGTGCTTATTCGTGGCCGGGCAATATCCGGGAACTGCAAGGAGTGCTGATTCAAGCGGTGTTTTTGGCAGAGGGGGACACCATTGCTTGCGATCATATTCAGCTGGAGGGGTTGATGGAAGTCGATTCGCCTGAGACTTCGGATCATGCTATTCCTTCGCTACGTGAAACAGAGAGAAGAGCGATCAAAAAGGCACTCGAAAAAAGTGGCGGTAATGTCAGTAAGGCGGCTAAAATGCTGCAAATCGGTCGAAATACCCTATACCGCAAAATAGAAGAATACCAGATTGGAGCCCCGATCCATCAAGAAGAGTCATAA
- a CDS encoding DEAD/DEAH box helicase, with amino-acid sequence MEMAKLTDFLRLGIHKELIDALQANGITEPTPIQEKAIPVVLEGKDVIAQAQTGTGKTLAFVLPILEKADPQATHVQALILTPTRELALQITAEVKKLTEKLEDIQVLAVYGGQDVNQQLRKLKGKIHVVIATPGRLLDHLRRGTIDLSQVSMFVLDEADQMLHMGFLPEVEDIMANTPFEKQTLLFSATMSEQVQALAKRFMQKPENIKVQGKRITLDDIRQIAVETTDRAKQATLCSLLDEQRPFLAVIFCRTKRRASKLNAELQGLDYMSDELHGDLSQAKREDVMKRFREARIQYLVATDVAARGLDVEGVTHVFNYDIPEDVDSYIHRIGRTGRAKEKGTAFTLVAAKDWGQLREIEEGINLSLERREMDRGESGDQKKQKPERERAEKADRRGDKQGREARGIGKSAEGRQQGSRERRDGDGRRQSKGGSSERNSGKRERVEGRFESKAKGRDRAAGGFERKPKDGNRATTGGFEYKPKDGKRATTGGFDRKPKDGNRATGGFDRKPKDGNRATGGFDRKPKDGNRATGGFERKSSNSKGKPVAAQRGSARPNAKQGNRASNAPANRTSRKKSR; translated from the coding sequence ATGGAGATGGCGAAACTGACTGATTTTTTGAGATTGGGAATACATAAGGAACTGATAGATGCTCTGCAAGCAAACGGGATTACCGAGCCTACACCGATTCAGGAAAAAGCAATTCCTGTTGTGCTGGAAGGAAAAGATGTAATCGCGCAAGCACAGACGGGAACCGGGAAGACACTCGCATTTGTCCTGCCGATCTTGGAAAAAGCAGATCCACAAGCGACGCATGTTCAGGCGTTGATTCTTACCCCTACGCGGGAGCTTGCCTTGCAAATTACGGCAGAGGTAAAGAAGCTGACGGAAAAGCTGGAAGACATCCAAGTACTCGCGGTTTATGGTGGACAAGATGTCAATCAGCAACTGAGAAAGCTGAAAGGAAAAATACATGTGGTCATCGCGACACCGGGACGTTTGCTGGATCATCTGCGAAGAGGGACGATTGATTTATCGCAAGTCTCGATGTTTGTCCTGGATGAGGCGGATCAAATGCTTCATATGGGTTTTTTGCCTGAGGTAGAAGATATTATGGCAAATACGCCTTTTGAAAAACAGACCTTGCTGTTTTCGGCCACTATGTCAGAGCAGGTGCAAGCACTTGCGAAGCGCTTTATGCAAAAGCCGGAAAACATCAAAGTGCAGGGCAAGCGAATTACGTTAGATGATATTCGCCAAATTGCAGTGGAGACCACAGATCGTGCGAAGCAAGCTACGCTGTGCAGTCTGCTGGATGAACAACGGCCGTTTCTGGCGGTGATCTTTTGCCGAACAAAGCGCAGAGCCAGTAAGTTAAATGCAGAGCTGCAAGGTCTCGATTATATGTCTGACGAGCTGCACGGCGATTTGTCACAGGCGAAGCGCGAGGATGTCATGAAGCGATTCCGTGAGGCCAGGATTCAGTACTTGGTTGCAACGGATGTGGCAGCGCGCGGGCTTGATGTCGAGGGAGTCACGCACGTTTTCAATTATGATATCCCGGAAGATGTGGACAGCTATATACACCGGATTGGCAGAACGGGGCGAGCCAAGGAAAAAGGGACCGCTTTTACCTTGGTAGCGGCGAAGGATTGGGGGCAGCTCAGGGAGATTGAAGAAGGGATCAATCTGTCTCTGGAGCGGCGTGAAATGGATCGTGGAGAGTCGGGCGATCAGAAAAAGCAAAAGCCTGAGAGGGAGCGAGCCGAGAAAGCAGATCGGCGCGGGGACAAGCAGGGCAGAGAGGCAAGAGGGATAGGAAAGTCCGCTGAAGGAAGACAGCAAGGCTCTAGAGAGCGTCGTGATGGAGATGGAAGACGTCAATCAAAAGGCGGCAGTTCTGAGCGTAATTCAGGGAAACGTGAACGCGTAGAAGGTCGCTTTGAGAGCAAGGCGAAAGGCAGAGACCGTGCAGCAGGCGGGTTCGAGCGCAAGCCGAAGGACGGTAACCGAGCAACAACAGGTGGGTTTGAGTACAAACCGAAGGATGGTAAACGAGCAACAACAGGTGGCTTTGATCGTAAACCAAAGGACGGTAACCGAGCAACAGGTGGCTTTGATCGCAAGCCAAAGGACGGTAACCGAGCAACAGGTGGCTTCGATCGCAAGCCAAAGGATGGTAACCGAGCAACAGGTGGGTTCGAACGCAAGTCGAGCAATTCCAAGGGCAAGCCAGTAGCTGCTCAACGCGGCTCAGCACGCCCGAATGCAAAACAAGGCAATCGAGCAAGCAATGCTCCTGCAAATCGTACCTCTCGCAAAAAATCGAGATAG
- a CDS encoding bifunctional 2-polyprenyl-6-hydroxyphenol methylase/3-demethylubiquinol 3-O-methyltransferase UbiG, whose product MALLEWTGERIIPKLLKSTNGMLLEHIARYYFAAPYVKGRVLDIACGTGYGCHMIAKDRKRELTELIGVDNDEATIFYANREYNHQKITYQQGDALDPALPEQLGLFDTILSFETIEHVADDLLFMDNLYRMLKPGGTLVLSSPFGRGRGMQTSEPFHVHQLTPEEFAELFVRYSDVDMYYQRGVTFEKTPRDGVRYFIGMAVCTK is encoded by the coding sequence ATGGCTTTGCTGGAATGGACAGGGGAGAGAATCATCCCCAAGCTGTTAAAATCTACGAATGGCATGCTACTGGAACATATAGCCAGATATTATTTTGCCGCACCTTATGTAAAAGGTCGAGTGTTGGATATCGCTTGCGGTACCGGCTACGGATGTCATATGATCGCAAAGGATCGAAAACGAGAGCTGACGGAATTGATCGGAGTCGACAACGATGAGGCGACGATATTTTATGCCAATCGGGAATACAACCATCAAAAGATTACGTATCAGCAGGGTGACGCACTTGATCCGGCGCTTCCCGAGCAATTGGGGTTGTTTGATACGATTTTGAGCTTTGAGACGATTGAGCATGTCGCAGACGATTTGCTGTTTATGGATAACTTGTATCGGATGCTGAAACCAGGTGGTACGCTCGTGCTGTCCAGTCCATTTGGCAGAGGGCGGGGCATGCAGACGAGTGAGCCCTTCCATGTTCATCAGCTGACGCCGGAAGAGTTCGCGGAGCTGTTTGTACGCTATTCTGACGTGGATATGTATTATCAGAGAGGCGTTACGTTTGAAAAAACACCTCGCGATGGCGTACGATACTTTATCGGCATGGCAGTATGTACGAAGTAA
- a CDS encoding tartrate dehydrogenase — MLHYSIAVIPGDGIGPEVMEEGLKVLGAIEESHGGIRFARDVMDWNCSYYLQHGKMMPENGLHILKDYDLILLGAIGAPEVPDHVSVWELILPIRRAFQQYVNLRPVKLLKGLESPLRYKGHADLDFVVVRENTEGEYSNMGGRMHQGTPYEMAVQNNVFTRYGTERILKYAYALAEKRSKKSVTAATKSNGINHSMPFWDEIVKEVSQEYPGIQTNLYHIDALAAYFITRPETFDVVVASNLFGDILTDLGAAIVGGLGLAPSANINPERTYPSMFEPIHGSAPDIAGKGIANPIAQVWSLAMMMDHLDLPELSAVIMNAIENVLQDGKVLTPDLGGTATTKELGDEIVRHIYQTTR; from the coding sequence TTGCTTCACTATTCCATTGCAGTAATTCCAGGAGACGGAATCGGTCCCGAGGTCATGGAAGAAGGCCTGAAGGTGTTGGGAGCCATAGAAGAGAGTCACGGCGGCATTCGGTTTGCTCGTGATGTCATGGATTGGAACTGTAGCTACTATCTCCAACACGGCAAAATGATGCCGGAGAATGGACTCCATATTTTAAAAGACTATGATTTGATTCTACTTGGTGCAATTGGTGCGCCCGAGGTTCCAGACCATGTCTCTGTATGGGAGTTGATCTTGCCGATTCGGCGGGCATTCCAGCAGTATGTGAACCTTCGCCCGGTCAAGCTGCTCAAAGGTCTGGAAAGCCCTCTTCGCTATAAAGGGCATGCCGATCTCGATTTCGTCGTGGTGCGGGAGAATACGGAGGGTGAGTACTCCAATATGGGAGGGCGCATGCACCAGGGGACACCGTACGAAATGGCGGTGCAGAACAACGTATTTACCCGGTACGGCACAGAGCGCATCCTCAAATACGCTTACGCACTGGCGGAAAAACGTTCGAAAAAGAGCGTAACCGCGGCTACGAAGTCCAACGGCATCAACCATTCCATGCCGTTTTGGGATGAGATCGTCAAGGAAGTCAGTCAGGAATACCCAGGTATCCAGACCAATCTGTATCATATCGACGCACTTGCTGCGTATTTCATCACGCGACCAGAAACGTTTGATGTCGTTGTCGCGAGCAACTTGTTTGGGGACATTTTGACCGATCTCGGGGCAGCGATTGTCGGAGGTTTGGGCTTGGCTCCTTCTGCGAACATCAATCCGGAGCGTACGTATCCATCGATGTTTGAGCCCATTCACGGCTCTGCGCCAGATATTGCGGGGAAAGGAATCGCCAATCCAATCGCACAAGTATGGAGCCTCGCCATGATGATGGATCATCTCGATCTGCCAGAGCTCAGTGCTGTCATCATGAACGCTATCGAAAACGTGTTGCAAGATGGCAAGGTGCTCACTCCTGATCTTGGGGGGACGGCGACAACAAAAGAATTGGGAGACGAAATCGTTCGCCACATCTATCAAACAACGAGATAA
- a CDS encoding DUF779 domain-containing protein, protein MSQPEKVLATDAALALIERLRAKHGDLMFHQSGGCCDGSSPMCYPLGEFLVGEQDVLLGEIGGCPFYMGKAQYEYWKHTQLIIDVVNGRGGMFSLEGPEGVRFLTRSRVFPDMEPE, encoded by the coding sequence ATGAGCCAGCCTGAAAAAGTGCTCGCGACAGATGCTGCACTGGCACTAATTGAACGGCTTCGCGCCAAACACGGTGACCTGATGTTTCACCAGTCAGGGGGCTGCTGCGATGGCAGCTCCCCCATGTGTTACCCACTCGGAGAATTTCTCGTGGGTGAGCAGGACGTCCTGTTGGGCGAAATCGGTGGTTGCCCGTTCTACATGGGCAAAGCGCAGTATGAGTATTGGAAGCATACGCAGCTCATCATTGACGTCGTGAATGGGCGGGGCGGAATGTTTTCGCTGGAAGGACCCGAGGGGGTACGCTTCCTCACGCGTTCACGGGTATTTCCAGACATGGAACCGGAATAA
- a CDS encoding MFS domain-containing histidine kinase, which translates to MDTKSKNKRFAVPVLIVMIVSISLALLTMADLYHKRENLQEDNYFQSSGFNRELETFAELVKNVHVDYADYTPGKLDEKTANQLKKEHEETLRSIKENNQFSDMIERAKSEGDNERVAQLTEEHSRSLQEDIARATSHYQEQVNNRIAERDAEYEERKNSLTLRSGSFKYYVTDKKNNKAYTNLPQEPTEWELARYARHTINLPNTNGDLESINRTYQLNQLSGILYVPKEPDGYSQVHTDALYYDSIRDRLIAEFVLLGGTLLILALCFWYLPVSKALEVPIVAKSLAMFRFIPLDIRMALSFILGITYFIMIANTRFFFLPIDAEHFFTLAFVSLFTAYLLLQFMEAWLMYNQPERFTQQWQKSILARQRVLLQESYTNRGMFFKVSTLFILTVMFGMSIGFGFVGLVEGSGGLLFFSFLYGMFYMTVVFPYTLRRLGLMNRIMHGASEMAGGNLNATIQKVKKGKLSDLAHSLNNITKGLKHAMEEQMKSERMKSELITNVSHDLKTPLTSIINYVTLLKQEDLTPEERKSYVDVLDRKADRLRVLIDDLFDAAKMSSGAVELNIEQVNVASLLNQSIAEFSDKIEQSTLTFRVTTEQPKIVAPLDGKKTWRVFENLIGNALKYSMANTRVLIHLAETQDEVILTFKNVSAYEIDFDAQELFERFKRADQSRHTEGSGLGLAIAKSIVELQGGRLSIDIDGDYFKVTVVFRKHA; encoded by the coding sequence TTGGATACAAAATCGAAAAATAAACGCTTTGCGGTGCCCGTGCTCATTGTTATGATCGTGAGTATTTCGCTCGCTCTCCTGACAATGGCCGATCTGTACCATAAACGCGAGAACCTCCAAGAGGATAATTACTTTCAAAGCTCAGGCTTCAATCGTGAATTAGAGACATTTGCCGAGCTGGTGAAAAACGTTCATGTAGATTATGCAGATTACACTCCAGGAAAGCTCGACGAGAAGACAGCGAATCAGCTCAAAAAAGAGCATGAGGAAACCCTCCGGTCGATTAAGGAAAATAACCAGTTCTCAGATATGATAGAACGGGCAAAAAGTGAGGGTGACAACGAGAGAGTCGCCCAATTAACCGAAGAACATTCACGTAGCTTACAAGAAGACATCGCACGAGCAACTTCGCATTATCAGGAGCAGGTGAACAACAGAATCGCCGAAAGAGATGCTGAGTACGAGGAACGAAAAAACAGCCTCACTCTTCGAAGCGGCTCCTTCAAATACTATGTCACCGATAAAAAGAACAACAAAGCTTACACCAATCTCCCTCAAGAGCCTACAGAATGGGAACTGGCCCGATATGCGCGCCATACAATCAACCTCCCGAATACGAACGGAGATTTGGAAAGCATCAATCGCACTTATCAACTAAATCAACTAAGTGGTATCTTGTATGTCCCAAAAGAACCAGACGGATATAGTCAGGTCCACACAGATGCACTGTACTACGATTCCATTCGGGATCGGCTGATTGCCGAATTTGTCCTGCTCGGGGGCACTCTGCTCATTCTTGCACTCTGCTTCTGGTATTTGCCTGTCAGCAAAGCGTTAGAAGTACCGATAGTAGCGAAAAGCCTGGCAATGTTCCGTTTTATCCCGTTGGATATTCGAATGGCGCTGTCGTTCATACTTGGCATTACGTATTTCATTATGATCGCAAACACGCGCTTTTTCTTCTTACCAATTGATGCTGAGCATTTCTTCACCCTTGCGTTCGTTTCGTTGTTTACTGCTTACCTGCTTCTACAATTCATGGAGGCATGGCTTATGTACAACCAACCTGAGAGATTTACGCAGCAGTGGCAAAAGAGTATCCTTGCCAGACAACGTGTCCTTCTTCAAGAGAGCTACACCAATCGTGGCATGTTCTTCAAAGTATCCACGTTGTTCATCCTGACTGTCATGTTCGGGATGAGTATCGGTTTCGGATTCGTCGGGCTTGTCGAAGGGTCTGGTGGCTTACTGTTTTTCAGCTTTTTGTATGGCATGTTTTACATGACCGTGGTTTTCCCATACACTCTACGCCGCTTGGGACTGATGAACCGCATCATGCACGGTGCCTCCGAAATGGCTGGAGGCAATCTGAACGCTACGATTCAAAAGGTGAAAAAAGGGAAGTTATCTGATCTCGCGCACTCTCTCAACAACATCACAAAGGGACTCAAGCACGCGATGGAAGAGCAGATGAAAAGCGAGCGCATGAAATCCGAATTGATCACAAATGTTTCCCATGATTTAAAAACACCACTGACGTCGATTATTAACTACGTTACCCTGCTCAAGCAGGAAGATTTGACACCTGAGGAACGCAAGAGCTACGTCGATGTCTTGGATCGAAAAGCAGATCGACTGCGCGTCCTCATCGATGACCTGTTTGATGCAGCGAAAATGTCTAGCGGCGCGGTTGAGCTGAATATCGAGCAAGTGAATGTAGCCTCCCTACTCAACCAATCCATCGCTGAATTCAGTGACAAAATCGAGCAATCGACGCTCACTTTCCGTGTAACGACGGAACAGCCAAAGATCGTCGCCCCTCTGGATGGCAAGAAAACCTGGCGCGTATTTGAAAATCTGATCGGCAACGCTCTGAAGTATTCCATGGCGAATACACGCGTCCTGATCCATTTGGCAGAGACACAGGATGAGGTCATCCTGACGTTCAAAAATGTCTCCGCCTATGAAATCGACTTTGATGCACAGGAACTGTTTGAACGGTTCAAGCGCGCTGATCAATCCCGACATACTGAAGGCTCCGGCCTCGGCTTGGCTATCGCAAAAAGCATCGTAGAATTGCAAGGCGGCAGGCTGTCGATCGATATTGATGGCGATTACTTCAAAGTCACGGTTGTATTCCGCAAGCACGCGTAA
- a CDS encoding response regulator transcription factor has translation MTKYQVLVVDDEAEIREAIEIYLKNESMTVFKASNGQEALDVLEREEIQLILMDIMMPKMDGMTATFQIRQKKNIPIIMLSAKSEDTDKILGLNIGADDYVTKPFNPLELIARVKSQLRRFTNLGSAQMTEDEIQVRGLTLNKSTKNVAIDGNEVRLTATEYKILELLMENKGRVFSIEEIYERVWREPYMNAENTVAVHVRRIREKIEINPKEPKYLKVVWGIGYKIEK, from the coding sequence ATGACCAAATATCAAGTCCTCGTAGTCGACGACGAGGCTGAAATCCGCGAAGCAATCGAAATCTATCTCAAAAATGAATCCATGACCGTATTCAAGGCTAGCAATGGACAGGAAGCGCTGGACGTACTGGAACGCGAAGAGATCCAACTCATCCTGATGGACATCATGATGCCAAAAATGGACGGAATGACTGCCACCTTTCAAATTCGCCAGAAAAAAAACATCCCGATCATCATGCTGTCTGCCAAGTCGGAGGATACCGATAAAATTCTCGGGCTCAACATCGGTGCCGATGACTATGTGACGAAGCCTTTTAATCCCTTGGAGCTCATCGCCAGGGTCAAATCTCAGTTAAGACGTTTTACCAATCTGGGAAGCGCTCAAATGACAGAAGATGAGATTCAGGTGCGCGGCTTGACCTTGAACAAAAGCACAAAAAATGTAGCGATTGACGGTAACGAGGTCAGGCTGACTGCTACCGAGTACAAAATCTTGGAGCTGTTAATGGAAAACAAGGGACGGGTATTTTCGATCGAGGAAATTTATGAACGGGTCTGGAGAGAGCCTTATATGAACGCGGAAAACACGGTGGCCGTCCACGTGAGACGCATTCGGGAAAAAATAGAGATCAACCCGAAGGAACCTAAATACTTGAAGGTGGTATGGGGAATTGGATACAAAATCGAAAAATAA